The DNA region ttccgaaagccttcaggtagacatctttctcgcatgccacagcaaatgtcttctttttgctttgtggtgtcacacccagtgaatgtatggatcccaatcaaggctgaacacacactggctccgagagctgatgacaccttggtaatgtccatcatgcgtgttctgttgcccttccctgtgaaaaagtataagctgcatggcaaatctgcaggtcttccacagcatgaacagactgcacaccttccTGTACAGTCACGGTGAcattggtgttgatgtgctatgtacaagctgaggtttcttcccactgctgtaatatcagcatgtggccacgcatcgtataagaactcagcaagtgcttctttatttgttccttctgattccttccattccaccttgtgcaggtgaaattctgtgtttcctcatgcttaacagaagatatgtgcatgtaacaaatctttcggtcgaaatttcgtcttcttcggtactgctgAATGATCGCGCTGCTACTGCGgtgctgtttttgtttaccagctcagctgacataccagcaatccgattcgtccattctgatgacgtctcaaccgtggcacctctcgcgagccaaattgttattacgcctgccgaatatgtacatacgccttgccaggcactagttatacctttaaacgttgcgaactaaaaaagtactgtgttctgagcggcgaaacttttttttaaacctcaacataactcaaatctttttatgagctgaagcgtgtttggttcggagagcgcggaacaagcctggtgttctgaaggagttttcgaggttcaccttacggcctaagGGGAgcacatgagcaccacatcCTGCTTGCCTTTGACTGTTTCCCTCTCCCAAATGAATGCTCCCTGACAGTATTCAGAGGCTCTTCCAACATAGTCATTCATTATGAACATGCATATTTATTAAAACAAATTGAATCTGTGATCCACCTCTCCTGCACAATGTTTAATTTAAtaattttaaaattattttcaactaaaaataaaataagcgTCAAAAAAACTGTTATGGGTGAAAATCTCAAACTATTAACACAGAATTTAGTTGACAAAAACTGCCCACATTTCCTaaccaaaaaaacccaaaagtgTTCTTCCTGCTTTCTCTGCGGGACACAAATTCTCTGGCCATTGCCTTCCTTTCCATTGTGTCCAGTTTTTCTCTCTGAATATGACGCACAGCCACACTGTTCAGCCGTGTTTGCGTCATGGTGCTCCTGAGCCATGTCTGCAGCCTCTGAGTCACTGAACCCTCTCTCTGCGTCAGCTGGTGACACTGGCACAACAATAAGCAGTCTGATGAGTGTCTCAACTTGATCAAAGAGGCCACGGATCTCTGGGCACATCCTCGGAAGGATACCAACAGCATCCCTGCTGGACTGGAAGTTGTACTTTACTCTGAACATCGCAAGTCGTACCTTCAGGCTCTCTGCATCGAGCTCTGGATACTTTTGCACTGCATCATTTATCTCTCCAGTTAAGAGGACTTGCTCCAATTTCCTTCTCATTTTCATCCCTTCCTGCTCAAATCGCTCTCTGATCTGGACATCCACCACATCAAAGAACTTTGTTGTACTCTGCTCGGTAGCACTCAGCGGGGGATGAATGCACATGTGCAGAAGCAGACCCAGTAAAGCGCCGAGGTGGCTTATGGTGACgggtgtttttcacacatgacaACTTGACTTGAAAAATAAGTCAATTTTCTGCTGCCTCTTCCTTTTCGGTATCTCTGCGGCCTCCTTCTTCTCTATTCTTTTCTCAATTTTATTCACTGTCAGCCATCGGTGAATGACAGAAGCTCCGATATAGTTCGTCTCTGACGTAACATCAAATTTCCCGGGCTGGCGGCTGGGTCGCGGacaacagtctgtgattgggtgaatgtccgttcagtttgaccaatgcctTTTCGTGCAGCGTAAGGGGGCTGAGGTGCGCTCCATTTTGTATTCATTGTATCCATTTTGTATTGATTAGCAAATAATTatacacatttacagatattttactgTAACATGTGTTATAAGGGCTAATTTGGCACAACAGGTGTGCCTTGAGagttttacttgtcctttgggcactaaaagtttgggaaccactgataTAGAGGGTCTTCTTGCGGCTGTAGATAGCAATGTTTACTGGTTCATGTCCATCAGTAtgaattaacatttaaaaactagggctggccgagttttttctttttttttattattattattttttggggcttttgtgcctttagtggataggaaagttcagagagacaggaagctgggggcagagagagggggaacaacatgcagcacagggccctacgatgcgggactcgaactggggccagctgcagctaggatggggcgcctgctgtacccactacgccagtGATTCCCAACCGGGGGGGCCCGACCCCCCCAGGGGGGCGCCAAAGGTCCACGGGGGGTCGCGAAGCCCCCTTGATTTTAAGGGGTGTAATAAATCTAATGTGCTAAAAATAGATGACACTTCTCCACGCTGTCAGGATCCACTGGCAGACTTGGGAAAAACTGGCGGATGAACATTTGACCAATATACCACTCTTCCCCCGTGACTGTGTGTCTGATCACATGCCCTTCCGCCAGACAAAGAAGTGCCGTACAACAGCGGAACAAACCTAACCTAGCAACAGAAACAGAGAGCTAATGGAAAAATGGCGAAGCGTCAGGGAGACGAGAATGCTGAATgtctcaaaaagaaaaagagagggtACCATGAAAGTTACATTGAGTTTGGCTTCATTGAAGCAATGGACAAAATTAGAGCCGAATGCATCTTTTGCAGTGAGAAACTGGCAAATGAAAGTTTGAAACCCTGCAAGCTGAAGCGACACCAGACAACCAAACATCCCGAGACGGTGGGTAAACCCAAAGAGTTTTTCCTCAGAAAAAGGGAACTCGTTGTCACAAACAGGCCCCAAAACATTAAGGACAGTTTTAATAAAGCGGGAAGAGACCAGACGCAGGCAACGGTTGCATCTTTTGAGTGCTCTCTCCTTATTGCGCAAGCCAAAAAGCCACACAACATTGGGGAAACGCTGATTAAACCTGCTTGCATTAAAATGGCTGAGTTACTATGTGGACCGCAGGTGGCTAACAAATTTAAGACTCTACCACTGTCCAATAACACAGTGAAAGACAGAATCGACAGAATGGCAGGAAACGTTGAGAACACACTCGTCGAAAAAATCAAGACGGGCCCGTTTTCAGTCCAGCTGGATGAAACTACCACTGTGGCACAGGAGGCAATTCTCGTTGTGTATGTACAGTACATTGAGGAAACCGAGCTAAAACAGGACATTCTTATGTCTGTTAATCTCACAGGCACCACAAGAGGAGAGGACATTTTCAGTGTAGTTGATACGTACTTCACAAAGCACAATATTCCCTATAAGAATGTAGTTGCATGCTGCACAGATGGAGCCGCCGCAATGATGGGGAAAAATAAAGGCTTCAACAGCCGTTTGAAGGAGAAGGCGCCCCACTGCTTAGTGTTTCACTGCATGATACACAGACAGGCACTGGCAGGCAAACACCTCTGTGAAGATCTGAACGCAACCTTAAAGACTGTGGTAAAAATAGTCAACTTTATTAAAGCTCGTCCAGTCAACAAACGGATCTTTGCACAGCTGTGCGAGGATGAGGCGCACCAGACTCTCCTCCTTCATACCGAAGTGCGCTGGTTGTCCCGGGGCAGAGTGTTGGTGCGTTTCATGGAACTTAAAAACCAAATAAGGGAATTCTTAACCGTTCATAACCAAAAACTATCCGACGAAATGACAGATGAGTTCCTCATTAAGACTTCATATCTGACGGAGATATTCAGTCTGTACAACGAGGCAAACAAACGCATGCAGGCCGCGGATGCCAACGTAATGGAGTGCAAAGAGACAGTGGATGCATTTGTGCGCAAAGTGGAGTATAGAAAGAATAAATTGGCAAAGGGAGACCTGCAACAGTTTCCTTTGCTACTTGAACAGTCAGGGGGGAAGTTACCTGATGCTTTGGCCAGACAGTTCACCGGCCACATGGAGAAACTTCAGGAGGAGATGCACTCGCGTTTCTCGGATATTAATGAACATGTCTCAAAAGATGCATGGGTGATGGACCCATTTCTCGCAAAAGAAGAGGATGTGGAGTACCTCCAGGCTGAGGATGAGCTTATGGATATAAAGTCCAATTCTCTCTGTAAGCGGTTTTATGCTGAACATGGATACAAGCGGTTTTGGCTTGTGAAAGGACCAGGAGTCACCCCGAGACTTGCTCATCATGCGACCACCAGATTCATCTTGCCATTTGCCACAACATACCTGTCAGAGACTGCATTCAGCGCTCTGGTCACCATCAAAACAAAGGCACGCAATAGGCTTGATGTGCACAGTGACTTTCGTTTGGCTGTTACCAAAGTCACACCAGACATCCCATCACTGGTTCAAGAAATACAGTCTCAGAGCTCTCATTAAAAGACAGGCTGCCTGGACTCTTAAGGTGTGTGTATGACAGTGAAATTAAAAGGAGCTCATAATACAGAGAAAAATGTGTTCCTAAAACTTTAAGTTCTGAAGTTTATATATTGTAATTTTACACAGATTTCCCCTCATTGTTCCATGCagctattgtttttttaattttattttagcagtgaataaattgaaatataatAAAGATAGtgtttttcaaataaaataagttatgatgtaattgtgtgtgtgtgtgtgtgtgtgtgtgtgtgtggggggggggggggggggggggggggtgtcgcCTAAGTTTACAATGGTAAAAATGTGGGTCCCTCAAGAAAAAGGTTGGGAATCACtgcactacgccacggaccacccctgttgtattatttattttataattgtaaaagtctgttgctgtctgctgcagaaccggaaaagaaagtaatcggcggatccaccaaacatggagaagggtacggaactttttaaagttttttaaaaagttttaaagTTCTTTCAGACGGATGAccaaagtttgtttgtttgtttgtttatttgcactaaaaaatgaacattacacagataaaacagaaaataagacaAGATGTGCAGGAGAAGTCATAAAAAACCCGAATGGGCTTACAAGCGGCCCCCCCTCCTAACAAATAACAATTACAAAACTATATGAGCTTCGGACATAGGCTTACGTCTGtgcttatacacacacacacacacacacacacacacacacactcaaataaATGCAATAAATTATATCTCAGAAACATATGATACCTCAGAATACAATTAAATAGTCCAAAGATAtatttgaatgaaataaaaataaaacgaaaAACACAAATGAGTTAAAAAATCTATAAACTTTGCTTCAGCCTTCTTTTAAATGCAGATAATGTTGAGCATGTTTCACTTAGATGTTTTAAACCGTTCTACAGCACAACACCTTGGTAGATAAATGAAAATTTTACAACAGCAGTTCTACAGAAGGGGATATGCAAATCATTCCTCCTTCTTGTGGAATAAGaatgataataaaaattaaactcaaaataattatgaaaatgcttgggtaaagaaaatggaaaacatATGACTTTGTACATCAAGATTCCAGTTTGATACTTATTCACATCATAGATTGTTAGTATTTGTAATTTTTTAAACAGAGGTGTGGATGGAGCTAAATATAGAGAGTTAGTGGCAATTCTTACAAAGGATTCTTACAAAGGAGTAAGAAGGATAAGTGCTAGCGCAGATTAAATTGCAATAACAGATATGAGGATAAATTAAGCTGTAGTATAAGGTTAATAAAGTACTTATTTTTAAATAGGGTTTAACCTTTTTTATGATACCTAAGGATTTTGAGACCTTCTTGCACACATATTCACAATGATTCTTAAAACAAAGTTTCTCATCAATATTGACACCTAAAAACTTTGCTGATGAAACATTGGAAAGTAAGTTGTTATTAGTAtaaattttagttttttctggatTGTAATTGGATTGTAATTCTTATTCTTGTTCTTAAAGATGATGAAACTAGATTTTTTGACATTAAGTGATAATTTATTTAACTGAAACCACTGAGCAAATTGAATGAGCCCAGAATTTGCCTTATCAATAAGTGAGTCAAGATTACTGTCAGTAGCAAAGAGAATGGTGTCATCAGCAAATAAGATAGGTGACAAAATACTCGACGCTTTTGGTAAATCATTAATGTATATCAAAAACAACAACGGACCCAAAATGGACCCTTGTGGAACTCCACATTTCAGAACATCCCGCTGTGACAGTTCATCATTAAAAATGACATATTGCTCTCTGTTGTGTAAATAATTTTCAACCCAATGCAGAACCTTATTTTTAAAACCATAACAAGACATTTTTGATAATAAAATTTTATAATtcacagtgtcaaaagcttttgATAAGTCTAAGAAAATTCCTAGAGCGTATTCATTTTTCTCGAAAGCAGTTGAAATCTTTTCTCTAAGATGCAAGAGAGCCATATACGTAGAACAATTCTTTCTAAAACCATATTGGTGCTCATACAAAATATTATTGGCATCCAGATGCTTCAAAATTCTAGCATATACCAACTTCTCAAGTATCTTAGAAAAGCAAGGGAGAATTGATATAGGGCGATAATTCGAAAATACAGATGGATCATCGGCTTTAAACAGTGGAATGACCTTGGCAAGTTTTAAATCTTGTTGAATAATACCAGATTTACGGAgcccggtggagatcaaacaatatctttttcagggggtttcaaggaagcgttctctcacttttcaaagtgtgccctcgctttattaaatcgtgcgctcgtctaaataaagcgtgcgcgcgtatacataaaccgtgcgctcgtcttactaaaaccgtgcgctcactgcccctcagtcgtgcccacattatataccttgtgagcacaataaacaaaagtgtgcccacgatctgtaagacgtgcccacgacattctgtatggcaacaataaatccaaattgcttgaaacgttcgcacgttgtattaattgtggccacgaaatctagactgttaccattacagtgtgagcatctcacctttttaatctatttggaagttgcttggaatggaacagtaagtgcattgtgctatggcgaatgtatgcctaagcaagtattatgggacgaacagtgtcccttaatgtaatgtataattcaagtgcttggtctggactgtttgtcaactgtaaccctcgttcttgcattatgcctgtgcaaaaatcaaatacatcgatgtcgcatggtatggagtcgaggaaggtgcatttcctcttgcagacggtcagattggcttcatcgagaggaaagagatgatcttcagccccccacagatgcggagccaggtgcattatatccggtattccagccggaacacctgggtttctggacggacggatgcgatgtgcattcttggatgctgttcaattcatcctggggaaaaaattaacgaatgcaaataaatattttaggattttcatttggctacagccctgacttgggcgccttacaaggcagccttgagaacaggtgagggtgtgtgaagtactttgagtcaactaggctcatgatgatgccatgactggacgccaaggttgaaagaatattcttgtattccatacctagcccatggtaaaccctgattaagtccatttcaaaatggtgaagaatcatatcctgctggtaaatttggctcatgatgttatgagagtgtggaatcgtggccacgctttgcttacttgtgccaattttaattaggctatacatttcttaaataacgttaacacgttttgtgaatcatgaccacgctttagtaaattgtggtcacgaggtatataactttgttactacaacgagagcacgaaactactaaatcgagcgcacgatttaggtaaacgtgcgcgcgttgtatttcaacgagagcacgttttggttaaatgagagcgcactttgcaaagtgaagacacgtttcagtaaattgtgctcacGAGGGATATAACGTGAGTACGACTATATTACAGCGAGGACACGACATTAGtaattcgagcgcacgatttaggtaaacgtgcgcttgctatattttaaggagagcacggtttggttaaatgagagcacgctttttaaaacgggtgcacgctttctcgacaccccaatatatttcaccttaagactCAAGGGGCTCCGTACAGATTCAagtgataaagaaaaaataaatgttaaaggaACAATAATTGCGGGTGCAACTTTTTTGATCAAATAGGCTGTAATTTCGTCATGGCCAGCAGAGGAGTTTTTAAGATTCTTAATGATTTCAAGTATTTCTGAAGGCTTTATTGGTTCAAAATTGTTTAAGGAAGGATAACCTTCATTTATAAAGTTAGAAGGAGAATCATCAACATTTTCAATATGCTTTGCTAGACTTGGACCCACATTTATGAAGAAATTATTAAATTTTTTAGCAATTTGTGTAGGCTCTGTTATCATTAATGTGCCATCCTGAAATGTAGCCTGGGATGGAGTAGAGGAGTTTTTCTTGTTGAGTCTTCTAAAATATCCCATGTAGATTTTGAATTATTTCATGATTGGGTAAATAAATCACTATAGTAATTACGTTTAGCGTTTCTAATAAGGTGATTGTATTTATTCCTATAATTCTTGTATGTAGCGCAATTTAGAGGACTAGGGCTTTGCAAATACCTTTTATAtaacttgtttttctttaaagcagatttcCTAAGTTCTACAGTGAACCATGGTTTGTTAAGGTGTGCAGAGTTTCCTTTGCCTTTAGAAATAAGAGGAAAACATttatcaaaaacagaataaaatttTGCATAAAAATTATTATAGGCCATATTCACATCAGAAACTTCATACACTGTTTCACAGGACATCTTTGCTAATATACTTGAGAAGTTGTTAATGTTATTTTCATTGAAATTTCTAAAACAAGTTCTCTTTGATTTCTTTGTAAGCTGTTTGTTGAGTAtagaagaaaactgaaaaacaggaAGATGATCAGAAATATCTGTATAAAGGATACCAGATTTTATGACATCAGTCAAAGCATTAGTAAAAATATTGTGTAGAGGATTGGCTAGTTATTCTTGTGGGCTTGCAGATAaggggataaaaataatttgAAGACAATATATTTATAAGGTCATCTATGTTCTGTTTGTTCTTGTCTAAAAGATTAACACTGAAGTCACCTAATAAATAGCAAAGTTTACCCTCTTTATCAACAAGTTCCAAGACATCTAGAAGACATTCATTAAAGTTGTTGATATCTGTATTAGGAGGACGATATATACATCCTACCATCAATTTTCTTTTCTCAGATTGCACCtcaagaaaaacacattcagtATTACACCCATGAAACTTCATTTCAAAGTCAGATCTCTGTTTGAATTCATGATCCTTTTGAATATAGAGAGAGACTCCTCAACCTCTACTTCATCTATATTGGTGAATGGCTGTGTAACTATCGAATTTAAATAGTGAATGGATTTCATCATTAAGCCAAGTTTTGGTCAATGCAATTATAGAAAAAATGTGGTTCAGTGATGAAAGATAATGGAAAAATTTATCATAGTTTTTTGGGAGACTTCTTATGTTCAAATGGAGAGAAGAAAAGGTTTTGGACTCTTTACAAGATGCAGTGAAAGAGTTAAACTGgtcttcagaaaaataactacaTGTAGAAGGATCATAAATATTAGACTGTTTCCTGTCATATGTGTTAGCATTTGTTGGTGCATATTCTGATGAAAAGAATAAAGCAGGATTAAAGCAGGTATTAAAGACCTTGTCATTCTGTGGCTCAAAAGGATGAAAAACCAAGTTGTTATTGTTTGTAAAATTTGGATGGCCACTACCAGAACAAAGATTAATGCAcaatttcatttgttttttcctcGGTAAACACGGAGCATGTTCTGCCATAAGATAAACAGCAAACTGATGACATGGTCATGAGCGCCTGGGCAACAGTTTAATGTTCATCCTCCACATTTGAACCAATGTGCCGCTCTCTCGTTGGACGCTCGCTCATGGGTCGCACTATGAGTCTATCATAATTCAGATAGGCCCATTCCCCCCTTGCTCTTGCAGCTCTCATCTCAGGTAGCAGTTCTTTTCGCTTTTGACGCACAGTCTCTGAATAGTCTTCGTTGATGTAGATATGTGAGCCTTTCAGTTTCTTTGCTTTTGAAAGTATGagctgtttgtctttgtgtctgAAGAGTTTGACTATTATGGGTCTTGATCTTTTATCACCACTCTTCAACAGCTTCCCAAGACGGTGTGCACGTTCAATTTCAATGTGCTTTTGGTCAATATTCAATTTGCCATTAAGAATTTCTCTGATTTTTTTCTCTGAGTCAGACCATTTTTCATCAGGTGATTCTGGGATGCCATCAACTACAATGTTGTTCCTCCTGGACTGGTTTTCCAGATAGTCGACTTTAGCCATCCATTGTTTGTTATCAGCTTTCAGAGCTTCTGTGTTGGATTGAAGATATTTGATAGTGCCAGATGTCAAAGACTCAAAAGTGGTTTTCAATTCATCAACTTCTTTTTGAGAGTATTCTAGGCTCCTTTTGAGATCCTGTACTTCTCTATTCAAGTCATCACAGCGTTTATTGTTTGAGTCATGTATCATTTGAACAAAACCCTTGAAgctgttttcttgttgtttgATTAGGTCTTTATAGAAAGCTTTTTGTTGATCCAAGAGGTCACGTACAGTtgaaagagaaataaaatcCTCTTCACACTTTTTAGGTGGCATTTTTCAGATAAACAGTCAAAGATTAAACAAGAAAGTCCTACCAGTCACGTTACCAGTCACACTGATGTTAGTTTGACAGGAGCTGGATCACAATGTTACAGCTGAAGATCCAGGCTACACACAGGCCACAATGCAGCAGGAGATATGCCACAATGGTTATTGCCTGGGCATTTGCTGGGTGCTGGGCTgcagctggagctggagctggaccAGTAtggaaacaagctgaaggtaGCTGGGCCTCAGCTAGAGTTAGGCCCTGAAGGCCTAGTAGCAGTGCTGCTTCTCAGGCTGATTCACAGCAGAGGTAGAagcaaagtcatctgtaaacactgccaagttgaattgtcttctcagcgtagtagttccagtctaaaatatcacttaaaggcaaaacacacaactgatagcagcaagtcattcaaggaaacagacagtggagcgaggcttctacataaaaactacataaagatgctgatgttaaaagtgtgtttgcacaacaaatgttatggcactttccttcatgtggcagcacatttaaaataaagctaaatgctaaaagctatacactacttttgaattcatttttggattctgcgtacaaatgcgattaatcgcgattaatcagggaaatcatgtgattaattagataaaaaaatttATTCGTTTCCCAGCCctatttaaaaacatgttagattatatatattttgatatataagTCGCACCGGACTATAAGTCG from Odontesthes bonariensis isolate fOdoBon6 chromosome 11, fOdoBon6.hap1, whole genome shotgun sequence includes:
- the LOC142391264 gene encoding zinc finger BED domain-containing protein 5-like, yielding MAKRQGDENAECLKKKKRGYHESYIEFGFIEAMDKIRAECIFCSEKLANESLKPCKLKRHQTTKHPETVGKPKEFFLRKRELVVTNRPQNIKDSFNKAGRDQTQATVASFECSLLIAQAKKPHNIGETLIKPACIKMAELLCGPQVANKFKTLPLSNNTVKDRIDRMAGNVENTLVEKIKTGPFSVQLDETTTVAQEAILVVYVQYIEETELKQDILMSVNLTGTTRGEDIFSVVDTYFTKHNIPYKNVVACCTDGAAAMMGKNKGFNSRLKEKAPHCLVFHCMIHRQALAGKHLCEDLNATLKTVVKIVNFIKARPVNKRIFAQLCEDEAHQTLLLHTEVRWLSRGRVLVRFMELKNQIREFLTVHNQKLSDEMTDEFLIKTSYLTEIFSLYNEANKRMQAADANVMECKETVDAFVRKVEYRKNKLAKGDLQQFPLLLEQSGGKLPDALARQFTGHMEKLQEEMHSRFSDINEHVSKDAWVMDPFLAKEEDVEYLQAEDELMDIKSNSLCKRFYAEHGYKRFWLVKGPGVTPRLAHHATTRFILPFATTYLSETAFSALVTIKTKARNRLDVHSDFRLAVTKVTPDIPSLVQEIQSQSSH